Proteins found in one Methylophaga thalassica genomic segment:
- the serB gene encoding phosphoserine phosphatase SerB produces MTTLVLQGKTLTHELAEQIAHQYSGQFNWYKHYVTVTHVSGIDAEAMHQLRQQYDFDINLIPEQFDHRAAKLLVTDMDSTLITIECIDEIADFMNLKPEVAAITESAMRGEIDFETSLRKRVSLLKGLDVEVLERVYDERLRLSPGAELMVSTLKQHGFSLALVSGGFTFFTDRLKQRLGLDFTQANKLAEKDGKLTGEVDGDICGAQTKADFLLSCCNKMNIVAEQTIAVGDGANDLLMMEPAGLSVAYHAKPKVQQQAATAINHNGLDAILGLLQLEYN; encoded by the coding sequence ATGACAACACTGGTACTGCAAGGCAAAACTCTCACTCACGAACTGGCAGAGCAGATCGCCCATCAATATTCTGGTCAGTTTAACTGGTATAAACACTATGTGACGGTGACTCATGTCTCTGGCATTGATGCTGAGGCTATGCATCAGCTTCGTCAGCAATATGATTTCGATATTAATCTGATACCAGAACAATTTGATCATCGTGCCGCTAAACTTCTCGTCACCGATATGGATTCAACGCTGATTACCATCGAGTGTATTGATGAAATCGCTGATTTTATGAACCTAAAACCCGAAGTCGCAGCGATTACAGAATCAGCGATGCGAGGCGAAATAGACTTCGAAACTTCACTTCGCAAGCGAGTGTCCTTATTGAAAGGTCTGGATGTTGAGGTTCTTGAACGAGTTTATGATGAACGTTTGCGATTGAGTCCTGGGGCTGAGTTGATGGTGTCGACACTTAAACAACATGGCTTTAGCCTGGCATTAGTATCGGGTGGCTTCACCTTTTTTACCGATAGATTAAAGCAGCGTTTAGGGCTTGATTTTACTCAGGCCAATAAGCTGGCAGAAAAAGACGGCAAACTCACTGGAGAAGTTGACGGCGATATTTGTGGTGCACAAACCAAAGCCGATTTTCTGTTGTCATGTTGTAACAAAATGAACATTGTCGCTGAACAAACAATAGCGGTGGGGGATGGGGCGAATGATTTATTAATGATGGAGCCAGCTGGTTTGAGTGTGGCCTATCACGCTAAACCGAAAGTGCAGCAGCAGGCGGCGACAGCAATAAATCATAATGGACTGGATGCGATTCTTGGCTTATTGCAGCTTGAATATAACTAG
- the ppa gene encoding inorganic diphosphatase produces the protein MNLDRVGSGKNLPTDINVIIEIPSHSDPVKYEVDKETGALFVDRFMNTAMFYPCNYGYVPHTLSDDGDPVDVLVVSPYALISGSVVSCRPVGMLKMTDESGEDAKIIAVPHDKMYDDVKDINDLPERLLNQLSHFFEHYKDLEKNKWVKVEGWVGKAEAETEIVASVERFKSAPVKPQF, from the coding sequence ATGAATCTCGACCGTGTTGGTTCAGGCAAAAATTTGCCAACAGACATCAATGTCATTATTGAAATCCCTTCACATTCTGATCCTGTGAAATACGAAGTTGATAAAGAAACCGGGGCACTTTTTGTTGACCGTTTCATGAATACTGCGATGTTTTATCCATGCAACTATGGTTATGTTCCACACACGTTGTCTGATGACGGTGATCCGGTTGATGTATTGGTTGTCAGCCCGTACGCATTAATCAGTGGCTCAGTAGTCAGTTGCCGTCCTGTGGGCATGTTAAAAATGACCGATGAGTCTGGTGAAGATGCCAAAATCATCGCCGTGCCACACGATAAAATGTACGATGATGTGAAAGATATTAATGACTTACCAGAACGTCTGTTGAATCAACTTTCACATTTCTTTGAACACTACAAAGATTTAGAAAAGAACAAATGGGTCAAAGTTGAAGGCTGGGTGGGTAAAGCTGAAGCTGAAACTGAAATTGTGGCCAGTGTTGAACGTTTTAAATCAGCACCTGTTAAACCCCAATTTTAA